The Alosa sapidissima isolate fAloSap1 chromosome 5, fAloSap1.pri, whole genome shotgun sequence genome has a window encoding:
- the alg9 gene encoding alpha-1,2-mannosyltransferase ALG9: MPVEDMATKGVRQRTRRGSKQDANNVNTSIVSDNRTSKEEKNVDDSKNSDMRNETSSKAGQVWAPEGSTAFKCLVSARFCAALLSNISDCDETFNYWEPTHYLLYGKGMQTWEYSPTYAIRSYAYLWLHALPAFFHAKILQTNKVLVFYFLRCVLAFACCVCELYFYKAVCKKFGLHVGRLMLAFLVLSAGMFCSSAAFLPSTFCMYSAVVAMTGWFQGRTSIAVLGVAAGAIIGWPFSVLLGIPIAFDLLVLQRKWKSFIMWAAAALLIFLVPVVLVDSYYYGKLVIAPLNIVLYNVFTPHGPDLYGTEPWHYYFLNGFLNFNIVFALALFSLPLTALMEALLQRFNVQNLGRPYWLTLSPMYLWMVVFFTQPHKEERFLFPIYPLICLCGAVALSSLQKCYHFLFQRYRLEHYTVSSNWLALGSVLLFAVLSLSRSVALFRGYHAPLDLYPEFHRIAKDPNIHTVPEGRPVNVCVGKEWYRFPSSFLLPNNWQLQFIQSEFRGQLPKPYSSEPWATRMIPTEMNDQNLEETSRYVDLKQCHYLVDLALETEASREPRYAANKEEWSIIVVKPFLDASRSSKLFRAFFVPFFSEQHTTYSNYVILKPRRPKHGRRRTQP, encoded by the exons ATGCCAGTAGAAGACATGGCGACCAAGGGTGTCCGTCAGCGAACCAGACGAGGCAGTAAACAAGATGCTAATAATGTGAACACAAGTATTGTCAGCGACAACCGAACgtcaaaagaagagaagaatgtTGACGACAGTAAAAACAGTGACATGCGAAATGA GACATCAAGTAAAGCAGGCCAGGTCTGGGCCCCGGAAGGTTCAACAGCGTTCAAGTGCCTCGTTTCAGCCCGCTTCTGTGCAGCATTGCTCAGCAACATCTCAGACTGTGATGAGACATTCAACTACTGGGAACCA acTCACTATCTGCTTTATGGCAAAGGAATGCAAACATGGGAGTACTCTCCAACTTATGCAATACGCTCTTATGCTTACCTATGGCTCCATGCCCTTCCTGCCTTCTTTCATGCCAAGATACTTCAGACTAACAAG GTCctagtgttttattttttgcgCTGTGTTTTGGCCTTTGCCTGCTGTGTCTGTGAACTCTATTTCTACAA gGCAGTCTGTAAGAAGTTTGGTCTCCATGTTGGTCGGCTTATGTTGGCATTTTTGGTTCTGAGTGCAGGAATGTTCTGCTCCTCTGCAG CGTTCCTCCCCAGCACATTCTGCATGTACAGCGCGGTGGTGGCCATGACAGGCTGGTTCCAGGGCCGCACTAGCATAGCCGTGCTGGGGGTGGCAGCAGGAGCCATCATTGGCTGGCCATTCAGTGTTCTACTGGG AATACCCATCGCCTTCGACCTGCTGGTCCTTCAGAGGAAATGGAAGAGCTTCATCATGTGGGCTGCGGCGGCTCTTCTCATTTTCCTG GTTCCTGTAGTATTAGTAGACAGTTACTATTATGGCAAGCTGGTGATTGCTCCTCTGAATATCGTCCTTTACAATGTGTTCACTCCTCATGGCCCAGATCTCTATG GCACAGAGCCGTGGCACTATTACTTTCTGAACGGTTTCCTGAACTTTAATATCGTTTTTGCATTGGCCCTGTTCTCACTACCCCTCACTGCTTTAATGGAAGCGCTACTGCAGAGGTTTAACG TACAAAACTTAGGACGCCCTTACTGGTTAACACTCTCACCCATGTACCTTTGGATGGTGGTTTTCTTTACTCAACCTCACAAGGAGGAGCGCTTTCTGTTTCCTATATACCCGCTCATCTGTCTCTGCGGAGCTGTGGCACTATCCTCCCTTCAG AAATGTTACCACTTCCTGTTCCAACGCTATCGCCTGGAGCACTACACCGTCTCCTCCAACTGGCTGGCCCTGGGCTCTGTGCTGCTCTTCGCTGTGCTGTCACTGTCTCGATCCGTGGCTCTGTTCCGAG GCTACCATGCCCCATTGGATCTGTACCCCGAGTTCCACCGCATTGCCAAAGACCCCAACATCCACACCGTTCCCGAGGGCAGACcggtcaatgtgtgtgtgggcaaggAGTGGTATCGCTTCCCCAGCAGCTTCCTCCTGCCCAACAA TTGGCAACTGCAATTTATCCAATCAGAATTCCGTGGTCAGCTTCCCAAGCCGTATTCCAGTGAGCCATGGGCCACCCGCATGATTCCCACGGAAATGAATGATCAGAATCTTGAGGAGACATCTAGATAC GTGGACCTCAAACAGTGCCACTACCTAGTGGACTTGGCCTTGGAAACAGAGGCGTCTCGTGAACCACGTTATGCTGCCAACAAAGAAGAGTGGAGCATCATTGTTGTGAAGCCTTTCCTGGATGCAAGCAG GTCGTCCAAGTTGTTCAGGGCCTTCTTTGTGCCGTTCTTCTCAGAGCAGCACACCACATACAGCAACTACGTAATCCTCAAACCGCGGCGGCCCAAACACGGCAGGAGACGGACACAACCCTGA